A single window of Qipengyuania sediminis DNA harbors:
- a CDS encoding M20/M25/M40 family metallo-hydrolase: MFTRTLAAAAVLALLPTPASANLDKAADRAAESDVLAWDFVEGISTEVGPRQAGTEAEARGRVWAVRWLRANGFANVADEQFMMDTWVPGDVMRATVVAPYAQPLEIVPLGNSAATPAGGLTAQVVHFASYAALEAAPEGSLTGKIAFIDHAMRATQDGSSYGFAGPARWTGPGLAASKGAVATVIRSIGTESERTPHTGGTSFADGVGPTPAAALSNPDADNLARMIARAGDRRVMLRLELNSRQIGRTQSGNVVGEILGRDRNLPPVLLACHLDSWWNGTGAFDDGAGCGIIAAAAKAVAASGRPLRTIRVLFAGAEETGLWGSKAYAAAHKGEPVFVGLESDFGADRVWRIDSNFSASDPELYRKLAASVARFGVAPSREVASGGADLNWVREQDGALIDLQQDGTRYFDLHHTNNDTLDKIDKAQLRQNVAVWTVVTGILANHPAPIQRAPTR, from the coding sequence ATGTTTACTCGTACTCTCGCCGCCGCCGCGGTGCTCGCCCTCCTGCCGACACCCGCATCGGCGAACCTCGATAAGGCCGCTGACAGAGCAGCCGAAAGCGACGTGCTGGCCTGGGACTTTGTCGAAGGCATCTCCACCGAGGTCGGTCCGCGCCAGGCGGGCACGGAAGCGGAAGCGCGGGGCCGCGTCTGGGCAGTGCGCTGGCTGCGCGCCAACGGCTTCGCCAATGTGGCGGACGAGCAATTCATGATGGATACCTGGGTGCCGGGCGATGTGATGCGGGCGACCGTCGTCGCGCCCTATGCCCAGCCGCTGGAGATCGTGCCGTTGGGCAACAGCGCGGCGACGCCGGCGGGCGGGCTGACTGCGCAGGTCGTTCATTTCGCGAGCTATGCCGCGCTCGAAGCGGCGCCTGAGGGAAGCCTCACCGGCAAGATCGCCTTCATCGATCACGCCATGCGGGCGACGCAGGACGGATCGAGCTATGGCTTCGCCGGCCCTGCGCGCTGGACCGGGCCGGGGCTCGCGGCCAGCAAGGGGGCGGTCGCGACCGTCATCCGTTCGATCGGGACCGAAAGCGAGCGCACGCCGCACACCGGCGGCACCAGCTTTGCAGACGGCGTCGGGCCCACCCCTGCCGCCGCGCTCAGCAATCCCGACGCCGACAATCTCGCGCGGATGATCGCGCGCGCGGGCGACCGGCGGGTAATGCTGCGGCTGGAACTCAATTCGCGTCAGATCGGACGCACCCAGAGCGGCAATGTCGTCGGTGAAATCCTCGGCCGCGACCGGAACCTTCCGCCCGTGCTGCTCGCCTGCCATCTCGACAGCTGGTGGAACGGCACGGGAGCCTTCGACGACGGGGCGGGCTGCGGTATCATCGCCGCGGCCGCCAAGGCTGTCGCCGCTTCGGGGCGGCCGCTGCGCACCATCCGCGTGCTCTTCGCGGGCGCGGAGGAAACCGGGCTGTGGGGCAGCAAGGCCTATGCCGCCGCGCACAAGGGCGAGCCCGTTTTCGTTGGCCTCGAAAGCGATTTCGGCGCCGATCGGGTATGGCGGATCGACAGCAATTTCTCCGCCAGCGATCCCGAACTGTACCGCAAGCTGGCAGCCTCCGTCGCGCGCTTCGGCGTCGCGCCATCGCGCGAGGTGGCAAGCGGCGGGGCCGATCTCAATTGGGTGCGCGAGCAGGACGGCGCGCTGATCGACCTGCAGCAGGATGGCACCCGCTACTTCGATCTCCACCACACAAACAACGATACGCTCGACAAGATCGACAAGGCGCAGCTGCGCCAGAATGTCGCGGTGTGGACCGTTGTGACGGGTATCCTGGCCAACCACCCGGCGCCGATCCAGCGGGCACCCACGCGCTGA
- a CDS encoding RNB domain-containing ribonuclease, with product MDRCDGYPGQPPGADPAGTHALKTLSDPDRLLGEGLARLRARYDVPSTFPPEVLAEAERTQHRTPSAHGDWTDRTFLTLDPAASTDLDQAFCIEPAGGDLVLHYALADIGWFVPQGGAIEAEAWRRGVTLYLPDGKARLYPPALSEGAASLLPDAPRPAIVATVRCDHDGKVALEGIVRAVVHSRAKLGYERVDPAEVPHLADFAARMQRCEEARGAARIDPPEQELQRGPDGGYQLQLRPWSPAENANAALSLAANIAIAQALHAAGAGLFREMPAPDARALARLRATALGLGFDWQEDVSLAAFERTVDPRTPAGAAFQFAVRRITGGADYHPYRPGDRPWHAALGATYCHATAPMRRLADRYVLETMLALATGAARHEDEPALFARLAETMNAADAREGAVERAVLDLAEAALLAGREGEVFAAIVTERDERGARLQLAELPVLARVDTRGVGSGERVLVRLVAADPVRGETRFERVR from the coding sequence GTGGACCGTTGTGACGGGTATCCTGGCCAACCACCCGGCGCCGATCCAGCGGGCACCCACGCGCTGAAGACCCTCTCCGACCCCGACCGGCTACTTGGTGAAGGGCTCGCCCGGCTGCGTGCACGCTACGACGTGCCGTCGACCTTCCCGCCGGAGGTTCTGGCCGAGGCCGAGCGGACGCAGCACCGGACGCCGAGCGCGCATGGCGATTGGACGGATCGCACTTTCCTGACACTGGATCCCGCGGCTTCGACCGACCTCGATCAAGCCTTTTGCATCGAGCCTGCGGGGGGCGACCTCGTCTTGCATTACGCGCTCGCCGACATTGGCTGGTTCGTGCCCCAGGGCGGTGCCATAGAGGCCGAGGCGTGGCGACGGGGGGTGACGCTCTATCTGCCCGATGGGAAGGCAAGGCTTTACCCACCTGCGCTAAGCGAAGGCGCGGCAAGTCTGCTGCCGGATGCCCCGCGTCCCGCGATCGTGGCAACTGTCCGCTGCGACCACGACGGCAAAGTAGCGCTTGAAGGCATCGTAAGAGCCGTCGTCCACAGCCGCGCGAAGCTCGGTTACGAGCGCGTCGATCCAGCTGAGGTGCCGCACCTTGCGGACTTTGCCGCACGGATGCAGCGGTGCGAGGAGGCGCGCGGCGCTGCGCGTATCGATCCGCCCGAGCAAGAGCTGCAACGCGGCCCGGACGGGGGATACCAGCTACAGCTGCGCCCCTGGTCGCCAGCGGAAAACGCGAACGCCGCCCTGTCGCTCGCGGCCAATATTGCGATCGCCCAGGCCCTCCACGCAGCCGGCGCCGGGCTCTTCCGCGAGATGCCCGCCCCCGACGCACGCGCTCTCGCCCGTCTGCGCGCGACGGCGCTCGGACTTGGGTTCGACTGGCAAGAGGACGTGTCCCTTGCGGCATTCGAGCGCACCGTCGATCCGCGCACGCCCGCGGGGGCGGCATTCCAGTTCGCGGTGCGTCGGATCACCGGCGGGGCGGATTACCATCCCTACCGGCCGGGGGACCGCCCGTGGCACGCGGCGCTCGGCGCGACCTATTGCCATGCGACCGCGCCGATGCGCCGCCTTGCCGATCGCTATGTCCTCGAAACCATGTTGGCCTTGGCGACCGGGGCGGCGCGCCACGAAGACGAGCCGGCGCTATTCGCGCGTCTCGCGGAGACGATGAACGCTGCCGATGCCCGCGAGGGCGCGGTCGAGCGAGCCGTGCTCGACCTTGCGGAAGCCGCGCTGCTGGCGGGGCGTGAGGGCGAGGTCTTCGCCGCCATCGTCACCGAGCGCGACGAACGCGGCGCGCGGCTGCAACTTGCCGAGCTGCCCGTGCTCGCCCGTGTCGATACGCGCGGTGTGGGGAGCGGCGAGCGGGTTCTGGTACGGCTGGTGGCGGCCGATCCGGTGCGCGGCGAAACGCGCTTCGAACGGGTGCGATAA
- a CDS encoding winged helix-turn-helix transcriptional regulator, giving the protein MTAAPHPHSNPDCRAVSELIGRVGDKWTVLIVQALAKGPCRFNALKRQIGGISQQMLTRTLKTLERDGMAARRVHATVPPQVEYALTPLGHSLSVPVLALAEWTFAHLPQIHANRAAYDDEGPRRVAA; this is encoded by the coding sequence ATGACCGCTGCCCCACACCCCCACTCCAATCCCGACTGCCGCGCGGTGAGCGAACTGATCGGCCGGGTCGGCGACAAATGGACCGTGCTGATCGTGCAGGCGCTGGCGAAGGGGCCTTGCCGCTTCAACGCGTTGAAGCGCCAGATCGGCGGTATCAGCCAGCAGATGCTGACCCGAACATTAAAGACGCTCGAGCGGGACGGCATGGCCGCGCGCCGGGTTCACGCGACGGTGCCCCCGCAGGTCGAATATGCGCTGACGCCGCTTGGGCACTCGCTCAGCGTCCCGGTGCTGGCGCTCGCCGAGTGGACCTTCGCGCATCTGCCGCAGATCCATGCGAACCGCGCGGCTTATGACGATGAGGGTCCAAGGCGCGTGGCCGCCTAG
- a CDS encoding TonB-dependent receptor has protein sequence MKFALFASSALTSAVLVSISPAAAEERAEVEQPTSIVVTGQREGYAPKSTSAAKVPVKLRDLPQTVDVVPIEVLRDQRALSIQDAMKNVPGVGLSHGDGQRDQITIRGFSAISDQFVEGFRDDALYFRDLSNVERIEVIKGPAAVLYGRGSSGGLINRVTRKPGEDVNSLTLSAGSWDTKRAEGDFGRVITADGSGFRLTGAVERSGSYRQFQFLDRETIAPSFLYKPDDRTELLLQADYLRDARITDFGIPAYQGRPVDVAPGTYYGAANAREADVSRALVTSQTISLTHRFSDTLSLRNGFRHYDYDLDRRNTLSGAVLPVTATRPRPQVSLNRSNFFRHENGWSNQLELTQIARLGGMEHTLLYGFEIARQRKDQLLYSRTGIAIVDLIAPILPVVPVDLGGTPATNNQGRFKNEGLYVQDLIDFGSGLKALVGLRHDWFEQRTIQRLALPSLARKDSEWSPRAGLVFQPDDTQSYYASWSRSFQPSGEGFAIAASNADIEPEKTTNKEIGAKYTLLGGKLNTTVSLFELERTGIKSAAPGSTVLIPIGTQRTRGIELSGNLDLASGWRAIAGYSYLDARVTKSLAVESGQPVEGKRATLTPEHGANLFVTKSFADRFGFGIGGNYVDDRFANPGNTVVLPGYVTFDALAWAKLGIARLQLNATNLFDERYTVSGHGTSPILNLPGAPRTVIATMTLAM, from the coding sequence ATGAAATTCGCGCTTTTCGCCAGCTCGGCGCTCACTTCGGCCGTGCTCGTTTCCATCAGTCCCGCGGCTGCGGAAGAGAGGGCGGAGGTCGAGCAGCCGACTTCCATCGTCGTCACTGGCCAACGTGAGGGGTATGCGCCCAAATCGACCTCGGCGGCCAAGGTGCCTGTCAAACTCCGAGACCTGCCACAGACCGTCGATGTTGTCCCGATCGAGGTGCTGCGCGATCAGCGCGCGCTTTCGATCCAGGATGCCATGAAGAACGTTCCCGGCGTCGGCCTCAGTCACGGCGACGGTCAGCGCGACCAGATCACGATCCGCGGCTTCAGCGCCATCTCCGACCAGTTCGTCGAAGGTTTTCGCGACGACGCCTTGTATTTCCGCGACCTCTCAAACGTCGAGCGCATCGAGGTTATCAAGGGGCCGGCCGCAGTGCTTTACGGTCGGGGATCCTCGGGCGGGTTGATCAATCGCGTGACGCGTAAGCCGGGTGAGGACGTCAACTCGCTGACGCTCTCCGCGGGTAGCTGGGATACCAAGCGCGCCGAGGGCGATTTCGGGCGCGTGATCACTGCCGATGGCAGCGGCTTCCGCCTCACTGGCGCCGTCGAGCGCAGCGGAAGCTATCGCCAGTTCCAGTTTCTCGACCGCGAAACCATCGCTCCCTCGTTTCTCTACAAGCCTGACGACCGCACCGAACTGCTGCTTCAGGCAGACTACCTGCGTGACGCGCGCATCACGGATTTCGGCATTCCCGCCTACCAAGGACGTCCGGTGGATGTCGCTCCCGGCACCTATTATGGCGCGGCCAATGCTCGCGAAGCGGATGTCAGCCGCGCGCTGGTAACCTCGCAGACGATCAGTCTGACGCATCGGTTCTCCGACACGCTGAGCCTGCGCAACGGTTTCCGTCATTATGATTACGACCTCGACCGTCGCAACACTTTGTCAGGTGCCGTCCTGCCGGTGACCGCCACGCGGCCGCGACCGCAGGTTTCGCTCAACCGGTCCAATTTCTTCCGTCACGAGAACGGCTGGTCGAATCAGCTCGAGCTTACCCAAATTGCCCGGCTCGGCGGCATGGAGCACACGCTGCTCTATGGCTTCGAGATCGCGCGCCAGCGCAAGGACCAATTGCTCTATTCGCGCACCGGGATCGCGATCGTCGATCTGATTGCGCCGATCCTGCCGGTGGTTCCGGTCGATCTCGGCGGAACGCCGGCCACCAACAACCAGGGCCGGTTCAAGAATGAGGGGCTCTATGTCCAGGACCTCATCGATTTCGGCTCCGGCCTCAAGGCGCTTGTCGGCCTGCGGCACGACTGGTTCGAACAGCGGACGATCCAGCGCCTTGCCCTGCCGAGCCTCGCGCGCAAGGATTCCGAATGGAGCCCGCGCGCCGGACTCGTCTTCCAGCCCGACGACACGCAGAGCTACTACGCCTCGTGGAGCCGGTCCTTCCAGCCGTCCGGAGAGGGCTTCGCTATCGCGGCCAGCAACGCCGACATTGAGCCCGAGAAGACCACCAACAAGGAAATCGGCGCCAAATACACCCTCCTCGGCGGCAAGCTGAACACAACCGTCTCGCTGTTCGAGCTCGAACGCACCGGAATCAAATCGGCTGCTCCAGGATCGACCGTGCTGATTCCCATCGGCACGCAACGCACGCGCGGAATCGAGCTGAGCGGCAACCTCGATCTTGCGTCAGGATGGCGGGCGATCGCGGGCTATTCCTATCTCGATGCCCGGGTGACGAAATCGCTGGCTGTCGAGAGCGGCCAGCCCGTAGAGGGCAAGCGCGCCACGTTGACGCCCGAGCACGGCGCCAACCTCTTCGTCACCAAGAGTTTCGCGGACCGGTTCGGATTTGGTATCGGCGGAAATTACGTCGATGATCGTTTCGCCAATCCCGGCAACACTGTGGTGTTGCCCGGC
- a CDS encoding cold-shock protein produces MSKTGIVKFFNADKGYGFIQPDDGSEDSFVHISAVQAAGMQSLNKDQRLNYEVETGRNGKASAVNLSAGD; encoded by the coding sequence ATGAGCAAGACAGGCATCGTCAAATTCTTCAACGCCGACAAAGGCTATGGCTTCATCCAGCCCGACGATGGATCGGAAGACAGCTTCGTCCATATCTCCGCGGTACAGGCCGCCGGGATGCAGTCGCTGAACAAGGATCAGCGGCTGAACTACGAGGTAGAAACCGGCCGCAACGGCAAGGCCAGCGCGGTCAACCTCAGCGCCGGCGATTGA
- a CDS encoding PepSY-associated TM helix domain-containing protein: protein MYRNSEISRSRPSRKDFLMSRLSTKNRIKRAVVLFHLWLGITVGGLWALQGLSGALLVFHRDLDRPAVEMASRRLTLDALIEEARSVANREPESIGLYYPDAAVLGVTFPGYASGKGSVLVEAASGRVIATRERTPVNPAEGNFWRWIYNFHHSLFAHNFGEILLGISGLLLVTMVGTGAWLAWPRRGQWRASFAMSRWRTRSQQLFGWHRCAGLAAALALIILAISGASMDFGKSLRKWAEGNAGYRAPYKAEPVAALPASLLGAENAYARARAVFPQASLSAVTLPTAESPVYQVRMRQPGEWRQWTGTSVVIVHAENGAILSRFDAVQAPIANRILDSAFPVHNGEIAGPPGRILVFLAGLSLPVLYVSGLWAWLRRRKATRK from the coding sequence ATGTATCGCAATAGCGAAATCAGCCGATCCCGGCCGAGCAGGAAAGATTTTCTCATGAGCCGGCTGTCCACGAAGAACCGCATCAAGCGTGCGGTGGTGCTCTTCCATCTGTGGCTAGGGATAACCGTCGGCGGCCTGTGGGCGCTCCAAGGCCTCAGCGGCGCGCTGCTCGTCTTTCACCGCGACCTCGATCGCCCCGCAGTGGAAATGGCGTCGAGGCGCCTCACGCTCGATGCACTGATCGAGGAAGCGCGGTCAGTAGCGAACCGGGAACCCGAATCGATCGGCCTCTATTATCCGGACGCAGCCGTTCTCGGGGTGACTTTCCCCGGATACGCATCCGGTAAAGGTAGCGTGCTGGTTGAAGCGGCCAGCGGTCGCGTCATCGCGACCCGTGAACGCACACCGGTCAACCCGGCCGAGGGCAACTTCTGGCGCTGGATTTACAACTTCCATCATTCGCTGTTCGCTCACAATTTCGGGGAAATCTTGCTCGGAATTTCGGGGTTGCTGCTCGTCACCATGGTCGGGACCGGCGCCTGGCTGGCCTGGCCCCGCCGCGGGCAATGGCGTGCGTCCTTCGCGATGTCTCGCTGGCGGACCCGGAGCCAGCAATTGTTCGGCTGGCACCGCTGTGCTGGACTGGCCGCTGCGCTTGCACTCATAATCCTGGCGATCTCCGGAGCGTCGATGGACTTCGGTAAATCGCTGCGCAAATGGGCTGAAGGCAACGCTGGCTATCGGGCGCCCTACAAGGCGGAGCCGGTTGCCGCCCTGCCCGCTTCGCTCCTCGGGGCGGAAAACGCCTACGCCCGCGCGCGCGCCGTCTTTCCGCAAGCGAGCCTCTCGGCAGTCACTCTTCCGACAGCCGAGTCCCCGGTGTATCAGGTTCGCATGCGTCAGCCTGGCGAATGGCGGCAGTGGACTGGCACCTCGGTCGTGATCGTTCACGCCGAAAACGGTGCCATCCTCTCGCGCTTCGACGCCGTGCAGGCTCCCATCGCCAACCGCATCCTCGACAGCGCCTTCCCGGTCCACAACGGCGAGATCGCGGGGCCACCGGGGCGAATCCTGGTCTTCCTCGCGGGGCTGTCGCTGCCGGTTCTCTACGTCTCGGGGCTTTGGGCATGGCTGCGACGCAGAAAAGCGACGCGCAAGTAG
- the ettA gene encoding energy-dependent translational throttle protein EttA, translated as MAAQYAFVMKNMTKTFPGANKPVLKDINLQFYQGAKIGIVGPNGAGKSTLIKIMAGIDKDFTGEAWPGENITVGYLEQEPELDPTKTVLENVREGARETADLVARFNEVSALMCEPDADFDALGAEMGELQDKIDAVDGWTLDNQLEVAMEALRCPPGDWPVTELSGGEKRRVALTRLLIQKPGILLLDEPTNHLDAESVQWLENHLKEYAGAVLMITHDRYFLDNVVGWILELDRGSYYPYEGNYSTYLEKKAKRLEQESREESGKQKALQRELEWIRQTPAARQTKSKARIRKFEELQNNQDQRQVGKAQIVIQVPERLGGKVIEVNGISKAYGDKLLFEDLSFTLPPGGIVGVIGPNGAGKSTLFKIITGKEQPDSGSIDIGSTVRLGFVDQSRDHLDPKKNVWEEISDGLDYMKVNGQDMSTRAYVGAFNFKGPDQQKNVGKLSGGERNRVHMAKMLKEGGNVLLLDEPTNDLDVETLAALEDAIENFAGCAVVISHDRFFLDRLATHILAFEGDSHVEWFEGNFEAYEEDKRRRLGDAADRPTRLAYKKLTR; from the coding sequence GTGGCCGCGCAATACGCATTCGTCATGAAGAACATGACCAAGACCTTCCCCGGCGCCAACAAGCCGGTGCTGAAGGACATCAACCTGCAATTCTACCAGGGTGCGAAGATCGGCATCGTCGGCCCCAACGGCGCGGGCAAATCGACCCTCATCAAGATCATGGCCGGGATCGACAAGGACTTCACCGGCGAGGCCTGGCCGGGCGAGAACATCACCGTCGGCTATCTCGAGCAGGAGCCGGAGCTCGACCCGACCAAGACCGTGCTGGAGAACGTGCGCGAGGGGGCTAGGGAGACAGCCGATCTCGTCGCCCGTTTCAACGAAGTCAGCGCGCTGATGTGCGAGCCTGACGCCGATTTCGACGCGCTCGGCGCGGAAATGGGCGAATTGCAGGACAAGATTGACGCGGTCGATGGCTGGACGCTCGACAACCAGCTCGAAGTCGCGATGGAGGCGCTGCGCTGCCCGCCCGGCGACTGGCCGGTGACCGAGCTATCGGGCGGTGAGAAGCGACGCGTCGCGCTCACGCGCCTGCTCATCCAGAAGCCCGGCATCCTGCTATTGGACGAGCCCACCAACCATCTCGATGCCGAAAGCGTGCAGTGGCTCGAGAACCACCTCAAGGAATACGCGGGCGCGGTGCTGATGATCACCCACGACCGCTATTTCCTCGACAATGTGGTCGGCTGGATCCTCGAGCTGGATCGCGGCAGCTACTACCCTTACGAAGGGAATTATTCGACCTATCTCGAGAAGAAGGCGAAGCGGCTCGAGCAGGAAAGTCGCGAGGAGAGCGGCAAGCAGAAGGCGCTGCAGCGCGAGCTCGAGTGGATCAGGCAGACCCCCGCCGCGCGGCAGACCAAATCGAAGGCGCGCATCCGCAAGTTCGAAGAGCTACAGAACAACCAGGACCAGCGCCAGGTCGGCAAGGCGCAGATCGTCATCCAGGTGCCCGAGCGCCTGGGCGGCAAGGTGATCGAGGTCAACGGCATCTCGAAAGCCTATGGCGACAAGCTCTTGTTCGAGGATTTGAGCTTCACGCTGCCGCCGGGCGGGATCGTCGGCGTGATCGGCCCCAATGGCGCGGGCAAATCGACGCTCTTCAAGATCATCACCGGCAAGGAGCAGCCCGACAGCGGCTCTATCGACATCGGCTCGACCGTCCGCCTCGGCTTCGTCGATCAGAGCCGCGATCACCTCGATCCCAAGAAGAACGTCTGGGAGGAGATTTCCGACGGGCTCGATTACATGAAGGTCAACGGTCAGGACATGAGCACCCGCGCTTATGTCGGCGCGTTCAATTTCAAGGGGCCGGACCAGCAGAAGAACGTCGGAAAGCTCTCGGGTGGGGAACGCAACCGCGTCCATATGGCCAAGATGCTGAAGGAAGGCGGCAATGTCCTGCTGCTCGACGAGCCGACCAATGACCTCGACGTCGAGACCCTCGCCGCGCTCGAGGATGCGATAGAGAACTTCGCCGGCTGCGCGGTGGTCATCAGCCACGACCGGTTCTTCTTGGACCGCCTCGCCACCCACATCCTGGCCTTCGAGGGCGATAGCCACGTGGAATGGTTCGAAGGCAATTTCGAAGCCTATGAGGAAGACAAGCGCCGCAGACTGGGCGATGCAGCAGACCGGCCGACGCGGCTGGCGTATAAGAAGCTGACGAGGTAA